The following coding sequences are from one Mugil cephalus isolate CIBA_MC_2020 chromosome 9, CIBA_Mcephalus_1.1, whole genome shotgun sequence window:
- the baz1b gene encoding tyrosine-protein kinase BAZ1B, giving the protein MAPLLGRKPYPLAKPLAEPPGPGEEVYIIEHTKEAFRNKEEYEARLQRYSERIWTCKSTGSSQLTHKEAWEEEQEVTELLQEEYPQWFEKPVLEMVHHNTVSLDKLVEMAWVEILTKYAVGEECDFLVRKDKSLRVKVVKIHPLENPEAESGEKKLEGACDSPSSDKENASQENQRKEPPPREEENRRESLSDRARRSPRKLPTAMKEEKKKWVMPKFLPHKYDVKLINEDKVISDVPVDSLYRTERPPTKEIMRYFIRHYALRLGMGESAPWVVEDELVKKFNLPSKFSDFLLDPQKFLAENPSTKRKSLTSPEGKLSKKLKTANTPGEDSGHEKGEKKSKKKKDSLGMPLSPTIWGHMQKMNGSPLKVKNLGTPKKEGKSSAPSTPKSGKKSGDKKEGKKTGKGGDKKLNVLKASKNSKAGAKTPKMKQMTLLHLAKSTPTGSPKKRARSTGMGPPKLGKPLHPMALHLLRYYKENKGKEDKKNSLSSLISKAAKTLSHDDRGRLPEELRELVQKRWELLEQKKRWAAMSEEERKEEMKKKREELKEKLREKAKERREKEMLVRREQSRRYEDQEIEGGKTLPTFKLVDMPEGLPNTLFGSVAMVVDFLHCYAGLLMPDDQYPITAVALMDALAGERSGFLYLNRVLVVLLQTLLQDELAEGYSELDMPLSEIPLTMHSVSELARLCLRPCDAHGEDSGQGSEDSGALGGFDDVVTSEFLDRLETIEVFELSPEDKVNLLVALCHRILMTYSVEDHVDAMQQRSAELWKERLAMLKEVNDRKKAEKQKRKEMESKGEKNKEARVKKESKKEVKVEPEPEPEDMISSVKSRRLMAMQAKKEKEELDRQNKERMEKEAEEERMRRQRAAAERAFQDGITKARLVMRRAPLGTDRNHNRYWLFSDVVPGLYIEKGWVHEGIDYNFTPPPEDKPAEPEVEEEEDGEVVTDSQGAEKDDGSIDGAVSEGAQQGAAPDVCIETTVPKQGQNLWFICDNPAELEELVESLHPQGVRESELKAKIQSRYQDIVHSIHLTRKSKLGLRTCDGYAELLKYLRSDIQEVASRLQKGGLGYLDDNIDIEDQLKDMENLKDFGECIITIQACVIKKFLQGFMAPKQKKRKKQASEESSKAEEVDDEKRLAEEARVATAVEKWKTAIREAQTFSRMHVLLGMLDACIKWDMSAENARCKVCRRKGDDEKLILCDECNKAFHLFCLRPALYRIPAGEWLCPACQPTVARRGSRSRNYNQDTDEEEDEEDSEEEDSEEDEEDEEENDYKAMGHSLRPRKKNKQSSSRQKSSKSKPKKLTSSSSQNSKQRTGPSSPADIDELVRQSSQTGVRKQVLELERCEEILKKLMKFRYSWPFREPVSPEEAEDYLDIISQPMDFQTMLGKFSQGSYRHTQDFLEDIKLVFSNAEEYNQQGSTVLSCMVKTEQIFTELLQKLLPGHSYLRRRSRKRVSQAPATSEEEEEEEEEEEDEEEEEEDDDEEEVPKKKMQNGKSNRKATRNGRRQKNEESDSEEEENDGRRKSKRTSATSGKKDYREQDSDGERDTRRTRQRGGRGDADSSDEDRSSQQRHSKRLKRS; this is encoded by the exons AGAATATGAGGCACGCTTACAGAGGTATAGTGAACGCATCTGGACATGCAAGAGCACTGGAAGCAGCCAGCTTACTCACAAAGAAGCATGGGAGGAGGAACAAGAAGTCACTGAACT ACTTCAGGAGGAGTATCCCCAGTGGTTTGAGAAGCCTGTCCTTGAGATGGTCCACCACAACACAGTGTCCTTAGACAAACTGGTTGAAATGGCCTGGGTCGAAATCCTCACGAAGTATGCTGTGGGCGAAGAATGTGACTTCCTG GTGCGGAAAGACAAAAGTTTACGAGTGAAGGTGGTAAAGATCCATCCTTTAGAAAACCCAGAAGCCGAGTCAGGGGAGAAGAAGCTTGAAGGTGCTTGTGACTCTCCATCGAGTGACAAGGAGAATGCAAGTCAGGAAAACCAGAGGAAGGAGCCTCCTCCccgagaggaggagaacaggagggaGAGTCTGA GTGACCGAGCACGACGCTCTCCAAGGAAACTTCCCACTGccatgaaagaagagaagaagaaatgggtAATGCCCAAATTCCTTCCTCATAAGTACGACGTGAAGCTCATCAATGAAGATAAG GTGATCAGTGATGTCCCAGTAGACAGCCTATATAGGACAGAGCGTCCTCCAACCAAGGAGATCATGCGCTACTTCATCAGGCACTATGCTCTAAGGTTGGGCATGGGAGAAAGTGCTCCCTGGGTGGTTGAAGATGAACTGGTGAAAAAGTTCAACTTGCCTAGCAAATTCAGCGACTTTCTTCTAGATCCACAAAAG tttttGGCAGAGAATCCCTCCACGAAGCGCAAGAGCTTGACATCTCCAGAAGGTAAACTTAGCAAGAAGCTAAAGACTGCTAACACTCCAGGAGAAGACTCTGGACATgagaagggagagaagaagagtaaaaagaagaaagattcTTTAGGCATGCCCCTTAGTCCCACCATTTGGGGTCACATGCAGAAAATGAACGGGTCTCCACTCAAGGTAAAGAATTTAGGAACTCccaagaaagaaggaaaaagctCTGCTCCCTCTACTCCAAAATCTGGCAAAAAGTCAGGCGacaagaaagagggaaagaaaactggaaaaggCGGTGATAAGAAGCTGAATGTTCTCAAAGCCTCTAAAAACAGTAAAGCTGGTGCAAAAACACCAAAGATGAAGCAGATGACTCTGCTGCATCTGGCTAAGAGCACCCCTACAGGAAGCCCAAAGAAGAGAGCCCGTAGTACTGGCATGGGCCCGCCTAAATTGGGGAAGCCACTCCACCCAATGGCTCTCCACCTCCTTCGttattacaaagaaaacaagggcAAAGAGGATAAAAAGAACTCCCTTTCCTCCCTCATCTCTAAAGCTGCAAAGACTCTGTCCCACGATGACCGTGGCCGTCTACCGGAGGAGCTCAGGGAGCTAGTACAGAAACGCTGGGAGCTTCTGGAGCAGAAGAAGCGTTGGGCAGCTATGAgtgaagaggaaaggaaggaagaaatgaagaagaagcgTGAGGAGCTCAAAGAGAAACTGAGGGAAAAGGCCAAGGAGAGACGCGAGAAGGAGATGCTCGTCCGCCGCGAACAATCTCGCAGATACGAAGACCAAGAAATCGAAGGTGGCAAGACCCTGCCCACATTCAAGCTGGTGGACATGCCTGAGGGGTTGCCCAACACCCTGTTTGGCAGTGTGGCCATGGTTGTGGACTTCCTTCATTGCTATGCTGGGCTGCTCATGCCAGATGACCAGTATCCCATCACAGCAGTGGCTCTGATGGATGCTCTGGCTGGGGAGCGTTCCGGTTTCCTCTACCTGAACCGTGTATTGGTGGTGTTGCTCCAGACACTGCTGCAAGATGAACTAGCTGAAGGCTACAGCGAACTTGACATGCCTTTATCCGAGATCCCCCTCACCATGCACTCTGTGTCTGAGCTGGCGCGGTTGTGCCTGAGGCCGTGTGACGCTCATGGTGAAGATAGCGGCCAGGGCTCAGAGGACTCAGGGGCTCTGGGTGGCTTTGATGATGTAGTGACTAGTGAGTTCCTGGACAGGCTTGAGACAATCGAGGTGTTTGAGCTGAGTCCTGAGGACAAAGTCAACCTGTTGGTGGCACTGTGCCACCGCATCCTCATGACGTACTCGGTGGAAGACCACGTTGATGCGATGCAGCAGCGGTCAGCTGAACTGTGGAAAGAGCGTTTGGCAATGCTCAAAGAGGTCAATGACCGCAAAAAGGCTGAGAAGCAGAAGCGAAAGGAGATGGAGAGCAAAG gtgagaaaaacaaagaggcgCGTGTTAAAAAGGAGAGTAAGAAGGAAGTAAAGGTGGAACCAGAACCGGAACCTGAGGACATGATCAGCTCAGTGAAGAGCCGCCGACTGATGGCTATGCAGGccaagaaagagaaggaggagttGGACAGGCAGAACAAAG AGCGCATGGAGAAGGAGGCTGAAGAGGAACGCATGCGTAGACAGagggctgcagcagagaggGCCTTTCAGGATGGAATAACCAAAGCCAGACTCGTGATGCGCAGGGCCCCGCTGGGCACAGACAGAAATCACAACAG atACTGGCTTTTCTCTGACGTGGTTCCTGGTCTGTACATTGAGAAAGGCTGGGTGCATGAAGGCATTGACTACAACTTCACTCCTCCACCAGAAGACAAACCAGCTGAGCCTgaagtggaagaagaggaggacggtGAGGTAGTCACTGATTCACAAG gagCTGAAAAGGATGATGGAAGCATAGATGGTGCTGTTAGTGAAGGAGCCCAGCAGGGAGCAGCACCAGATGTTTGTATAGAAACTACTGTTCCCAAACAGGGTCAGAACCTCTG GTTCATATGTGACAACCCAGCTGAACTAGAAGAACTAGTGGAAAGTCTTCATCCTCAGGGCGTCAGAGAGAGCGAACTGAAGGCAAAGATACAGAGCAG GTACCAGGACATTGTCCACTCCATCCATTTGACTCGTAAGAGCAAACTGGGCCTCAGGACATGTGACGGCTATGCAGAACTGCTCAAATATCTGCGCAGTGACATCCAGGAAGTAGCTTCTCGTCTGCAGAAGGGAGGCCTGGGATACCTGGATGACAACATAGACATTGAAGATCAG TTGAAAGACATGGAAAACTTGAAAGACTTTGGCGAGTGCATCATCACAATCCAGGCCTGTGTAATCAAAAAGTTCTTACAGGGCTTCATGGCCCCtaaacaaaagaagaggaaaaagcaaGCAAGCGAAGAAAGCAGTAAAGCAGAAGAGGTGGATGATGAGAAGAGACTAGCAGAAGAGGCCAGG GTAGCGACAGCAGTGGAGAAGTGGAAGACTGCAATCCGAGAGGCCCAGACCTTTTCCCGTATGCATGTGCTGCTGGGAATGCTGGACGCTTGCATAAAGTGGGACATGTCTGCTGAGAACGCACGATGCAAAGTGTGTCGCAGGAAAG GTGATGATGAGAAACTTATCCTCTGTGATGAGTGTAACAAGGCCTTCCACTTGTTCTGCCTGCGACCCGCCCTGTACCGCATTCCTGCTGGAGAGTGGCTGTGCCCTGCCTGCCAGCCCACTGTAGCCAGACGTGGATCCCGTTCAAG GAACTATAACCAAGAcacagatgaagaagaggatgaggaggactctgaggaggaggactcagaagaagatgaagaggatgaggaagagaatGATTACAAAGCCATGGGACACAGCT TGAGAccaaggaagaaaaataagcagTCTTCATCTCGGCAGAAAAGCTCAAAAAGTAAACCTAAGAAGCTGACATCTTCTAGTAGTCAGAACAGCAAGCAGAGGACCGGCCCCAGCAGCCCCGCAGACATCGATGAACTG GTGCGACAGAGTTCCCAAACAGGAGTGCGCAAGCaggtgctggagctggagaggtGTGAAGAAATCCTCAAGAAACTGATGAAATTCCGCTACAGCTGGCCTTTCAG GGAGCCTGTTTCTCCGGAGGAGGCTGAGGACTACCTGGACATTATCTCCCAGCCGATGGATTTCCAGACGATGCTTGGAAAATTTAGCCAGGGTTCATACCGCCACACTCAGGATTTCCTGGAAGACATTAAACTGGTCTTCTCCAACGCAGAGGAGTACAACCAGCAGGGCAGCACCGTGCTCTCCTGCATGGTCAAGACAGAGCAGATATTCACTGAGCTGCTCCAGAAGCTGCTGCCTGGCCACAGCTACCTCCGCCGGCGCTCACGCAAGCGTGTCAGCCAGGCCCCTGCAACgtctgaggaagaagaagaagaagaagaggaggaggaggatgaagaagaagaagaagaagatgacgaCGAAGAAGAGGTGCcaaagaagaagatgcagaATGGCAAATCAAACAGGAAGGCAACAAGAAATGGCAGGCGGCAGAAGAATGAGGAGAGCgacagtgaagaggaggaaaatgacGGCAGGAGGAAAAGTAAGCGGACCTCTGCCACATCAGGCAAGAAGGATTACAGGGAGCAGGATAGTGATGGCGAGCGGGATACACGGAGAACTCGTCAGCGAGGCGGGCGGGGCGACGCCGACAGCAGTGACGAGGACCGCTCCAGCCAGCAGCGACATTCCAAGAGACTGAAGCGCTCATAA